ATTTAGCTACTGCCACACCACTTTTGGCAAGTCCTACAACGAGAACCGAACGATTCTCTACATCCATATCCATTCACCTCAGTCGTTACCTTACATATAAATAAAGCGCCGCAAGCGACATAGCTAAACCAAACAGCCAAAAAATCGTAACAACTCGCCATTCTGACCATCCAACTAATTCAAAATGATGGTGAAGTGGACTCATTCTAAATATACGTCGTCCAAATGATTGGAATGAGATCACCTGAATGATGACAGACAATGCTTCAATAACAAAAATTCCACCAACGAGAGCTAACCATATCTCTGAACGCGTGAGCACAGCGGCGGCTGCCAATCCTCCTCCTAGCGCTAGAGACCCCGTATCACCCATAAACACTTTAGCAGGGTGTCTGTTATATACTAGAAACCCCAATAGTGCACCCACTGTAGCCATAGCAAAGACGGAGACATTCCACTGACTTTCCCACCAAGCCATAGCAGCAAAAGCTCCAAAAGCGATGGCTGTAGTCCCTGTAGCTAACCCATCTAAGCCATCTGTAATATTGACTGCATTGGCCGTACCAATCATAAAAAATGTGAGGAACACCAAATAAAAAGGTCCTAATTGTAACGCTGTATTGAACCCTGGAATAAAGAGTTCAAAGTGCCACCCGCGAATATACAAGAACAAGTAAAACAATACCACAACGATGACCTGTAAGATAATTTTTTGTAGTGCAGTTAAACCTAAATTTCTATGTCGTATGACTTTAATACCATCATCTAAAAGTCCTATCACGCCAAACCCTACCATAGCAAACAGTAAGATATCTGTCGTTGGCGAATTAGAAAATCGCATAGCGGTAAAAACGACACTGATAATGATCATCAGTCCACCCATGGTCGGTGTTCCTGATTTTTTTTGATGACGGGCAGGACCCTCTGCACGAATCGCTTGGCCAAACTTAAATCTGTGTAATAACGGAATGACGATGGGCCCTAGCAACACCACAATAGCAAAAGCGACGACCAAAACCCAAGATAATGACTGTGCATCCACAGTGTCTCTCTCCTTAATTACTCGATCAATTTGTAAGGACGATTAGTGCATAAAAAAATCTTTTAATAAGATCACAAGTTGTTCAAATTGCATTTTTCGACTCGCCTTAAGGAGGATGACCGTTTTCCCTATACTTTGGTTAGACTGTATCAAGGATTGTAAAATGGGCCAAGCGTCCGTGATATTTGCTGCAGTTGCCACTTGAAAGGAAGCAGACTCGTTCACTTCCTGTACCATGTATTGCGCATAGTCCCCGACTGCAAGTAATGCATTTGTACCACTATGCATGACAGCTACTCCTACTTTAGCATGTAGACGCTCACTCTCTTGTCCGAGTTCCATCATATCGCCAAGCACTGCAATGCGATAGTCACAAGGTAGTTCTTGCAAAACCGTTAACGCCGCGTATGTTGAGGAAGGCGCAGCATTATACGCATCGTTAATCAGCGTGAGCGTATCTGACAACTCCACTACTTCCATGCGCATGTGTGTGAGTGATGATTTTCCTAACGCAGATGCCACGCTCGTGCCATCGATCGCAAAGAACTTTGCACACGCAAACGCACACAGTGCATTCCTCGCTTGATGTTTACCGTGGATAGGAAGGTTCACCGTGAGTTGATCAGGTAAAATCACAAAGCTACATCCACCATCTACCGGATGATAGCGGGAAATTTGTAACTGTGCTTCGGGAGATTCTCCAACATACCACACATCAACTCCAGGCGGTACGGTAAGATCCTGAATGAGCGGCTCATCATCTGGCAAGATAGCAAGCGCTCCAGGTTGCAAGGATTCAATCAATTCCCACTTTGCACGTGCAATATTTTCGCGCGATCCAAGCATACCAATGTGCGCTTCACCTATATTGGTAATCACACCTACGTCTGGTTGTGCAATCTCACACAATCTTGCAATCTCCAAAAGAGCATTCATACCCATCTCTAGAACGGCTATCTCTGTGTTTTCAGGCATACGCAAAATAGAGAGCGGCAAGCCAATATGATTATTCAAATTGCCTTCTGTTTTGTACGTGTTAAACTGCACAGAAAGAACTTGTGCAACAAGATCTTTCGTCGATGTTTTGCCATTGCTTCCAGTAATCGCAACAACCTTTACACCGAGTTCGCGGCGATAAAACAAAGCTATGCTCTGAAGTGCTTGCAGTGTGTCTGTAACAAGTACATGTGGTACATGGCTTACTTCCGTTGGCACAGGCAGCGATTGATCCCACAAAAAACTACTTGCTCCGTTATCTAGTGCCGCACGTACAAAGTCATGCCCATCAAAATGCTCTCCGCGTAAGGGGATATAAAGTGCCCTAGGAGAGACCTGACGCGAATCGGTGCTAACTCCGTGAAATTCAATATCTTGGGCTGGAGATAATGCATGCAATACGGCGGCGATTTGAGACAACGTAGCGCGAATCATAGATGCTCCACAACGATCTGAGCTGCGACCAGACGATCGTCAAAGTCATGTTTCACGGTACCTATAATTTGATACGTTTCATGTCCCTTCCCTGCAATCAGCACGACATCGCCAGACGTTGCATGTGTAAGCGCGTAGCGAATGCCATCCACGCGTGATGTATGCCGCACATACTCCACACCAGGTAGATGTCTGATGCCTTCCTCCATCTCATCAATAATGCACACAGGATCTTCAGTGCGCGGATTATCCGAAGTCAATACCGTCACATCGCTATACTTTGCCGCTACTTGTGCCATGAGAGGACGCTTTTTGCGATCGCGATCACCGCCACAACCTACAACAGTGAACACACGTCCAGTGCAGAATTCACGAATCGTAGTCAATGCATTTTCTAAACTATCCGGAGTATGCGAGTAATCCACTAAAATCGTGTAAGGTTGCCCTGCCTCGACTCGTTCAAAACGCCCAGGAACACCTGTCACTTGTTCTAGTGTCGAGACAATCGTGTCAACATCAATGCCAAGTGCAAGAGCACCGGCAGTTGCGGCGAGCGCATTGTACACACTAAAGCGACCCGTCATGTGCAGATGCACTTCCTTTTGAATATGGTGTGCACGCAGCATAAAACTCACACCATGTGCTGCAATGGAAACATCAGTCGCGCGGATGTCTGCCTCTTGATCAATGCCATACGTGAGTACCTGTTGCACCGTGTTTCCTGCATAGATGCGGCTCCACGGATCATCTGCATTTAAGACAGCTACAGGGAGTAACCCATCGGCCAGTGGTGTAAATACATTGCCAAGGCGACTAAATAGTTTTCCTTTTGCTTCTCCGTACGCTTGCATCGTCTCGTGAAAATCCAAATGATCTTGAGTCAAATTGGTAAACACTGCAACGCGATAGCCAATTCCTGCAACGCGCGCGAGTTCCAGCGCGTGTGAAGAGACCTCCATCACCACGTAGCGCGCACCGAGCTCACGCATTTCTTTTAGCGTTTGAACAAGTTGCACAGCTTCTGGAGTCGTCATACTGGAACTACGCAACTCGCCTTTACTCGTCCGCTGTTCAATCGTCCCAATCAAACCCGTAGCATGACCCGCTTGTTGAAGAATTTGCTCAATCAGCGTAACAGTCGTGGTCTTGCCATTCGTACCTGTCACCCCAACCATCAATAAGTCATCCGCTGGCCGTCCCAAGATCGTATGCGCAAATATGGGTGCCACACGCCGTGTCGATGGTACAATCACTTGCGTGCAGAGAACATCTACTGGCTCTTCTACTAACACTGCTACAGCACCTGCAGCAACTGCTTGTTGCACATATTGATGACCATCCACATGTCCTCCGCGATATGCAACAAATAAATCACCAGGTGATACGTGTCGTGAATCATCGCTAATTCCTGTCACGTTGATATCTAGTAGCCCTCTTACTTCTTTTAACACGATCTGATCGACAATATGACGCAATTGCATGATAATCCCTCCAAGTTACTCAACCCACAAACGTTATCTCAAGGTTCACTCTAGAAAATGTCGTATCCTATGTCAACTAGATCCGGCGGGCGTCGGTCCAAGGTAAAGTCGCACGACACTACCTTGTGGCACTTTTGTTCCCGCTTGTGGCGACTGCGCAATAACATAAGGGCCTTCACCAACAACCACAACGCGTAAAATGGTCCCACTCTCAATCATCGAACGAGTCGCATCTTTATACGTGCGCATAGCCAAATTTGGAATCGTCGTTTGCACTGGATCAATACCATAACGGTATTTTTTGGCGATCCCTTCAACCGACGGCGGCACATTGAGATACTGCAAACTATCGGCCATTAGATTGCCAATCACAGGTGCCGCGATTACGCCGCCAAACACAGGTGAATCTTTTGGGCGCGGGTAATCAATCGCGACATATGCTACAAGTTGCGGATTATTTGCCGGTGCCATACCAATAAAAGATACAATATAATGCGTCCCAGAATAGTGTCCATTCTCCGCAACCTGTGCTGTTCCCGTTTTCCCAGCAATGCGATAACCCTCACGAAACGCGCCGCCACCTGTTCCTTGCGCAACCACGCTTTCCAGCGCACCGCGCACTTGTGCAGCAACACTTGGAGAGATCACACGTCGAACAGTCACTGGAGAAAATGTTTTTACCGCTTGTCCTGTCGTAGGGTTAACATAGGCGCTTACAATCTCTGGTTTCATTAGCACTCCACCATTAGCAATAGCTGACATCGCCATAACTTGTTGAATCGGAGTGACGGAAACACCTTGCCCAAAAGCTGTTGTAGCAAGTTCTAATGGTCCCACTTTACTTTGATTAAATAAAATCCCTTTACTTTCTCCAGGTAGCGTAATACCTGTTTTCGCTCCAAATCCAAATGCTTTAATAAACGAAAACAATTGCGTTTTACCCAATCGTTCACCCAATTGAACAAAACCTGGATTGCAGGAATTTTCAACGACATTGAGATAGGATTGCGACCCGTGCCCGCCAGCTTTCCAACATTTGATCTTGTGACCTGCAACTTCGTAGTACCCAGGATCATAAAACCGTTCTTTTAAGTCCACTTTTTTCTCTTGCAGAGCTGCTGCCAGTGTCACGATTTTAAAAGTAGATCCTGGTTCAAAAGTTTGCCAAATTGCCAGATTGCGATTATAGACCTCTTGTGGAACATTGCGCCAGTTAGACGGATTAAATGTAGGATAATTCGCCATTGCTAAGATCGCGCCTGTTTTAGGGTCAGCGACAATAATCGTCACGCGATCAGGTGTGTACTTCGCTACGATATTTTGAATCTCACGCTGTGCAAATTGTTGGATTTGGCGATTAATCGTCAATTGAATGTCAAGCCCTGGCACAGGCGGGATATAGTCATCATCCGTCTTTGGAATTTCTTCTCCCCGTGCATTAGACACAAATTGCAGGGCGCCTTTTTGACCTTCTAACTCTTTATTAAACTGCAATTCAATACCACTTAAACCTTGGCCATCTCCACCCGTCACACCTAATACTTGTGCCGCAAGATCGCCATATGGGTATTCACGCTTACCTTCCTCTGTCAAATAAATGCCTGGCAGACGCAGTGCACGAATCGCTTTTACTTTCGCTTCATCCAGTCTTCGGCCACGCGGGCGGATGTACACCATCATTTCGCCAGGCCGTTTCAACAATTTATAGATGCCTTGCTCTGTGCCTCCGATAATTTTCCAAAGTAAAAATGCCGTGCGCTGTTTATCCTTAATCTGCCTTGGAACAGCTATTATACTCGCTGCACTCGCTGTGTAAACGAGCGGTTTCCCGTTTGAATCAAGAATTTCTCCCCGCACTGCAGGTAATGGGATGTTGCGACGAATAAGATGCACAGCTTTTTCATTGTAAAACTGAACAGCGATCACCTGTACATGTACGAGTCGACCGATAA
The genomic region above belongs to Sulfoacidibacillus ferrooxidans and contains:
- the mraY gene encoding phospho-N-acetylmuramoyl-pentapeptide-transferase, whose translation is MDAQSLSWVLVVAFAIVVLLGPIVIPLLHRFKFGQAIRAEGPARHQKKSGTPTMGGLMIIISVVFTAMRFSNSPTTDILLFAMVGFGVIGLLDDGIKVIRHRNLGLTALQKIILQVIVVVLFYLFLYIRGWHFELFIPGFNTALQLGPFYLVFLTFFMIGTANAVNITDGLDGLATGTTAIAFGAFAAMAWWESQWNVSVFAMATVGALLGFLVYNRHPAKVFMGDTGSLALGGGLAAAAVLTRSEIWLALVGGIFVIEALSVIIQVISFQSFGRRIFRMSPLHHHFELVGWSEWRVVTIFWLFGLAMSLAALYLYVR
- a CDS encoding UDP-N-acetylmuramoyl-tripeptide--D-alanyl-D-alanine ligase; translated protein: MIRATLSQIAAVLHALSPAQDIEFHGVSTDSRQVSPRALYIPLRGEHFDGHDFVRAALDNGASSFLWDQSLPVPTEVSHVPHVLVTDTLQALQSIALFYRRELGVKVVAITGSNGKTSTKDLVAQVLSVQFNTYKTEGNLNNHIGLPLSILRMPENTEIAVLEMGMNALLEIARLCEIAQPDVGVITNIGEAHIGMLGSRENIARAKWELIESLQPGALAILPDDEPLIQDLTVPPGVDVWYVGESPEAQLQISRYHPVDGGCSFVILPDQLTVNLPIHGKHQARNALCAFACAKFFAIDGTSVASALGKSSLTHMRMEVVELSDTLTLINDAYNAAPSSTYAALTVLQELPCDYRIAVLGDMMELGQESERLHAKVGVAVMHSGTNALLAVGDYAQYMVQEVNESASFQVATAANITDAWPILQSLIQSNQSIGKTVILLKASRKMQFEQLVILLKDFFMH
- a CDS encoding UDP-N-acetylmuramoyl-L-alanyl-D-glutamate--2,6-diaminopimelate ligase produces the protein MQLRHIVDQIVLKEVRGLLDINVTGISDDSRHVSPGDLFVAYRGGHVDGHQYVQQAVAAGAVAVLVEEPVDVLCTQVIVPSTRRVAPIFAHTILGRPADDLLMVGVTGTNGKTTTVTLIEQILQQAGHATGLIGTIEQRTSKGELRSSSMTTPEAVQLVQTLKEMRELGARYVVMEVSSHALELARVAGIGYRVAVFTNLTQDHLDFHETMQAYGEAKGKLFSRLGNVFTPLADGLLPVAVLNADDPWSRIYAGNTVQQVLTYGIDQEADIRATDVSIAAHGVSFMLRAHHIQKEVHLHMTGRFSVYNALAATAGALALGIDVDTIVSTLEQVTGVPGRFERVEAGQPYTILVDYSHTPDSLENALTTIREFCTGRVFTVVGCGGDRDRKKRPLMAQVAAKYSDVTVLTSDNPRTEDPVCIIDEMEEGIRHLPGVEYVRHTSRVDGIRYALTHATSGDVVLIAGKGHETYQIIGTVKHDFDDRLVAAQIVVEHL
- a CDS encoding penicillin-binding transpeptidase domain-containing protein yields the protein MRITQTKVRRRIFLVLLAFVCGASLLIGRLVHVQVIAVQFYNEKAVHLIRRNIPLPAVRGEILDSNGKPLVYTASAASIIAVPRQIKDKQRTAFLLWKIIGGTEQGIYKLLKRPGEMMVYIRPRGRRLDEAKVKAIRALRLPGIYLTEEGKREYPYGDLAAQVLGVTGGDGQGLSGIELQFNKELEGQKGALQFVSNARGEEIPKTDDDYIPPVPGLDIQLTINRQIQQFAQREIQNIVAKYTPDRVTIIVADPKTGAILAMANYPTFNPSNWRNVPQEVYNRNLAIWQTFEPGSTFKIVTLAAALQEKKVDLKERFYDPGYYEVAGHKIKCWKAGGHGSQSYLNVVENSCNPGFVQLGERLGKTQLFSFIKAFGFGAKTGITLPGESKGILFNQSKVGPLELATTAFGQGVSVTPIQQVMAMSAIANGGVLMKPEIVSAYVNPTTGQAVKTFSPVTVRRVISPSVAAQVRGALESVVAQGTGGGAFREGYRIAGKTGTAQVAENGHYSGTHYIVSFIGMAPANNPQLVAYVAIDYPRPKDSPVFGGVIAAPVIGNLMADSLQYLNVPPSVEGIAKKYRYGIDPVQTTIPNLAMRTYKDATRSMIESGTILRVVVVGEGPYVIAQSPQAGTKVPQGSVVRLYLGPTPAGSS